The following proteins are encoded in a genomic region of Spirochaetota bacterium:
- a CDS encoding GIY-YIG nuclease family protein has protein sequence MKNWKVNWNQIVHFSKFKNGYEGLLNHHGIYLFVYPTKNGCQIYYVGKTNNFNKRIQEHYKRYINATYWLPSKIEYFDDDIYKIHRLKSKDEYLKYYSRPDGSKSLKKVGEYIVNKTLIILSNVDEEPDCVNLALIESLIIMGIQKKCNLPVMGWMGDSALKFTSDNVSVTNNFDSKEIKDILSLSLPEKIIYQLSIRN, from the coding sequence ATGAAGAATTGGAAAGTTAATTGGAATCAAATTGTACATTTTTCAAAATTTAAAAATGGTTATGAAGGTCTATTAAATCACCATGGTATTTATTTGTTTGTTTATCCAACTAAAAATGGGTGTCAAATCTATTATGTTGGAAAAACTAATAATTTTAATAAAAGAATTCAAGAACATTATAAAAGATATATAAACGCAACATACTGGTTGCCCAGTAAGATTGAGTATTTCGACGACGATATTTATAAAATACATAGATTGAAATCGAAAGATGAATATTTGAAATACTATTCCCGTCCAGATGGTTCTAAAAGTTTAAAAAAAGTAGGTGAATATATAGTAAATAAAACTCTAATCATATTATCGAATGTTGATGAAGAGCCTGATTGTGTAAATTTAGCATTAATAGAATCATTAATAATAATGGGGATACAGAAAAAATGCAACTTACCTGTAATGGGTTGGATGGGTGATTCCGCTTTAAAGTTTACATCTGACAATGTATCTGTAACAAATAATTTTGATTCAAAAGAAATCAAAGATATTTTATCATTAAGTCTCCCAGAGAAAATAATCTATCAACTATCTATAAGGAACTAA
- a CDS encoding UvrD-helicase domain-containing protein gives MSRYNITENISISAGAGTGKTFTLARRYVNLLLGFEFFNDAYSDKNKFNEKNAIGRKAMPHEIVTMTYTEAAASEMRDRINGLISEIINATEGKPGKDETIINALAHYSKAVDFVQKVLKECQVDMIYSHISTIHSFSLGIVRAYSDLMALDLSPEVISEDERNILFNETLHSVITAHEDTFFEIIDDIGTFKLNAVARKYMSDAKFRRTVKNFIDRSLTLKAIHELYARFVVTMNMNLFQDAIRLLDELEEYAKNPENYKKYRAFFIECIESVIDPDKGFPETVRIFNVLDDGKELRDEFQNGCLAKIMKLRHPHDDNAEAAFNKALSKVHFLLEQVYKKYMESLKAMNRIDFDIIINTAYELIMEGKARPDIRYFMIDEFQDTNEVQWDMFSKLAGLNNANVFLVGDEKQSIYSFQGAEVQVFRKACSDIRATSIPLAVNFRSEKVILDFVNDCCGPIMTAEKVPGKIIVKNPALRDLMKKVESLRMDSAGPICYNPLEPESKRKARHDGTVTWLTTPPFDPGEASEEDIPENDKLEYKNIARFINKISRGDLEEYRDITDLIRQDKKAIAILFDSGAGMDMLKEELLARGIVPTVRADGNLYEAKEVQEIFLALRLISGFYDKTEWKYIKKFFLAGALRSSVFRLDDGDVFDIFAREDVDLVRELVRDLAQAKDVMSISDLIAYIIDRYDLKTVYRHLDDYEQRAANLEKLIQVAQKFEADNGTDLKRFVEELERLIFIGGSEEGTALYEAPGRNSVRLSTIHSVKGLEYPMVIFVQCLKNLKSQQGREIFKHASVLMDDGFHSTMGFITSAGRPVSYSMANAVSGIQHMEEKKRLLYVALTRAEKHLVISVPPLEDEVSENSYLGFLTTQYRENFINIINDALLNTKQLNRMQIHKAVGNSTFLVIDQNDSPVDSIDDRSIPIIELPEPVHFKSIDSVESVTGKISSDSWILSDDDSSTVGTAFHELAALCFDELDDKKKNRVNIKNLCSKYQLDDDAEQWLVKYAENLASSEIYQEIKNSDERYMEFGYTRKNEKGEVVSGVIDLVYRHQGKLKIVDYKTTSLGKKRPEEVVRENRYDLQLEEYAKAVEERMGEKVIERVLVFVGQGALIQVE, from the coding sequence ATGTCACGCTACAATATAACAGAAAACATCTCAATATCCGCCGGAGCAGGCACAGGGAAGACCTTTACCCTTGCCCGGCGTTATGTGAATCTGTTATTGGGCTTCGAGTTTTTCAATGACGCCTATTCTGATAAGAACAAGTTTAATGAAAAGAACGCCATTGGCCGGAAGGCCATGCCCCACGAAATCGTCACCATGACATACACCGAGGCAGCGGCATCGGAGATGAGGGACAGGATCAATGGGCTTATATCAGAGATAATTAATGCGACCGAAGGCAAACCAGGTAAAGATGAGACTATCATCAATGCCCTGGCGCATTATTCAAAAGCCGTTGATTTTGTACAGAAGGTCTTGAAAGAATGCCAGGTCGACATGATCTATTCCCACATATCAACTATCCATTCCTTCTCACTGGGCATTGTCAGGGCCTATTCGGATCTGATGGCCCTTGACCTTTCTCCGGAAGTAATAAGTGAAGATGAGAGAAATATCCTCTTCAATGAAACACTCCATTCGGTTATAACAGCCCATGAAGATACTTTTTTTGAAATAATTGACGATATCGGCACATTCAAGCTCAATGCTGTGGCCCGAAAATATATGTCTGACGCTAAATTCAGACGGACCGTAAAGAATTTCATTGACAGATCCCTCACACTGAAGGCGATTCATGAGCTTTATGCAAGGTTCGTTGTTACCATGAACATGAATCTCTTTCAGGATGCCATCCGTTTGCTTGATGAACTGGAAGAATACGCTAAAAATCCCGAAAACTACAAAAAATACAGGGCATTCTTCATCGAATGTATTGAATCCGTAATTGACCCGGACAAAGGATTTCCTGAAACAGTGAGGATATTCAATGTGCTCGATGATGGAAAGGAATTGAGGGATGAATTTCAGAATGGCTGCCTGGCAAAGATAATGAAGCTCAGGCATCCCCATGATGATAATGCTGAAGCTGCATTTAATAAGGCCCTGAGCAAGGTTCATTTCCTGCTGGAACAGGTTTATAAGAAGTACATGGAAAGCCTTAAGGCAATGAACCGGATCGATTTTGATATAATTATAAATACCGCCTATGAGCTCATCATGGAGGGAAAGGCCAGGCCGGACATCAGGTATTTCATGATCGACGAATTCCAGGATACCAACGAGGTCCAGTGGGACATGTTCAGCAAACTTGCCGGGCTGAATAATGCCAACGTATTCCTGGTAGGTGACGAGAAGCAGTCCATTTACTCCTTCCAGGGGGCCGAGGTGCAGGTGTTCCGCAAGGCCTGCAGTGATATCAGGGCAACATCAATCCCTCTCGCGGTGAATTTCCGAAGCGAAAAGGTGATTCTCGATTTCGTGAATGACTGCTGCGGGCCGATCATGACCGCTGAGAAGGTTCCGGGGAAAATCATTGTGAAAAATCCGGCACTCCGGGACCTGATGAAAAAAGTTGAGTCCCTCCGCATGGATTCAGCCGGGCCGATCTGCTATAATCCCCTGGAGCCTGAGTCGAAGAGGAAGGCAAGGCATGATGGCACCGTAACGTGGCTTACTACGCCTCCATTTGATCCTGGTGAAGCATCAGAAGAGGACATTCCGGAAAACGACAAGTTGGAGTATAAAAATATCGCCCGGTTTATTAATAAGATAAGCCGCGGGGATCTCGAAGAATACAGGGATATAACTGACCTGATAAGACAGGACAAAAAAGCCATAGCGATACTATTTGATTCCGGAGCGGGAATGGACATGCTCAAAGAAGAGCTCCTTGCCCGGGGTATTGTCCCCACCGTGCGCGCTGACGGCAACCTGTATGAGGCGAAGGAAGTGCAGGAGATATTCCTGGCATTGAGGCTTATCTCTGGTTTTTACGACAAAACGGAATGGAAATATATCAAAAAGTTTTTTCTTGCCGGTGCACTTCGGAGCAGCGTGTTCCGCCTTGATGATGGCGACGTATTCGATATATTTGCGAGGGAGGACGTTGATCTGGTTCGGGAACTGGTCCGCGACCTGGCGCAGGCAAAAGACGTGATGTCCATATCGGATCTCATTGCTTACATCATTGACCGATATGATCTAAAGACAGTATACCGCCACCTCGATGACTATGAACAGCGCGCGGCAAACCTCGAAAAGCTGATACAGGTTGCGCAGAAGTTTGAAGCTGACAATGGCACTGACCTGAAAAGATTCGTGGAGGAGCTGGAGCGCCTGATTTTCATTGGCGGCTCTGAAGAAGGCACGGCCCTGTATGAGGCGCCGGGTCGGAACAGCGTACGGCTTTCCACGATACATTCGGTTAAGGGCCTTGAATATCCCATGGTGATATTCGTGCAGTGCCTTAAAAACCTGAAAAGTCAGCAGGGGAGGGAGATATTCAAGCATGCGTCGGTGCTCATGGATGACGGGTTTCATTCCACGATGGGCTTTATCACATCAGCCGGAAGGCCGGTGTCATATAGTATGGCGAATGCCGTATCCGGCATCCAGCACATGGAGGAGAAAAAGCGGCTTCTGTACGTGGCCCTCACCAGGGCGGAGAAGCACCTTGTCATATCAGTGCCGCCACTGGAAGATGAAGTCTCTGAAAACAGTTATCTTGGTTTTCTGACCACTCAATATCGGGAAAATTTTATCAACATTATAAATGATGCACTCTTAAATACAAAACAGTTGAACAGGATGCAAATACATAAAGCCGTCGGTAATTCAACATTCCTTGTCATAGATCAAAATGACTCTCCGGTTGATAGTATAGATGACCGGAGTATTCCCATTATTGAACTGCCTGAGCCGGTTCATTTTAAATCAATCGATAGTGTCGAGTCTGTTACCGGAAAAATCAGCTCCGATTCATGGATTCTATCCGATGATGATTCCTCTACGGTGGGCACGGCTTTTCATGAGCTGGCGGCACTCTGCTTTGATGAGCTTGACGATAAAAAAAAGAACCGGGTAAATATTAAGAATCTTTGCTCCAAATATCAGCTTGATGACGATGCGGAACAGTGGCTGGTGAAATATGCGGAGAATCTTGCTTCATCGGAGATCTATCAGGAGATTAAAAATTCTGATGAGCGGTACATGGAGTTCGGCTATACCAGGAAGAATGAGAAGGGTGAGGTTGTCTCCGGTGTTATTGACCTGGTGTATCGGCACCAGGGTAAGCTGAAGATTGTGGATTATAAGACAACATCTCTGGGGAAGAAGAGGCCGGAAGAAGTGGTCCGGGAGAATAGGTATGACTTGCAACTGGAGGAGTATGCGAAGGCTGTGGAGGAGAGGATGGGTGAAAAGGTGATTGAAAGGGTTCTGGTGTTTGTAGGGCAGGGGGCGCTAATACAAGTGGAATAG
- a CDS encoding ankyrin repeat domain-containing protein, whose amino-acid sequence MMTKEISNKALFNAAQANDCKKIEELINQGVDLNVIDNHGETALMYACWSSSYTAAKYLIENGANINVVSNNGKTALNCINADNSGSNDTKDYKNEFDLIKLLIEKGADVNAENNSGDTILNIAVEYGKIELFNYLIEKGAKINNRTLIKASSEKGNIEIIKTLIKKGADVNSKFESGCNALYEAVTGNRIDIVKYLIDNGAEINPYQEHHFVPLSAAVYFDNLDMVKYLIEHGANINSKNENGQTALVMARKFGNDAIVNYLIEHGAKKIDVDAEMIKFLKKKVAWLKNATVDDFIEQCKDNWVAAYMLGNMGDVKAVEPLIDSLDYDIDEREPQFILKNIAIIYSLGKLKDRRAVDPLIKIINTYSYEIRWMAAWALGEIGDKQCVKALKKALENDEYNSVWSSGTSITGDISCGDNLIELFYDEDFQKNYFKDKGVITKFLQDYIHDSYIFNKNISPIEVALKKMSK is encoded by the coding sequence ATGATGACCAAAGAAATATCAAACAAAGCTTTATTTAATGCTGCCCAAGCTAATGATTGTAAGAAGATAGAAGAATTAATTAACCAAGGTGTTGATCTTAATGTTATAGATAATCATGGAGAAACAGCACTAATGTATGCGTGTTGGAGCAGTAGCTATACTGCAGCAAAATATTTGATTGAAAATGGAGCTAATATTAATGTGGTTTCAAATAATGGGAAAACTGCTTTGAATTGCATTAATGCAGATAATTCGGGAAGTAATGACACTAAAGATTATAAAAATGAATTTGATTTGATTAAGCTTCTTATCGAAAAAGGAGCAGATGTCAATGCTGAAAATAATTCAGGAGATACTATTTTAAATATTGCTGTTGAATATGGTAAAATTGAATTATTTAATTATTTAATTGAAAAAGGAGCTAAGATTAATAATAGAACATTGATAAAAGCGTCTTCTGAAAAAGGAAATATTGAAATTATTAAAACTTTAATTAAAAAAGGAGCAGATGTCAATTCGAAATTTGAGTCAGGATGCAACGCATTATACGAAGCTGTAACTGGAAATAGAATAGATATAGTGAAATATTTAATTGATAATGGTGCTGAAATCAATCCCTACCAAGAACATCATTTTGTACCATTGTCGGCTGCTGTATATTTTGACAATTTAGATATGGTTAAATATTTGATAGAACATGGCGCCAACATCAATTCGAAAAATGAAAATGGTCAAACAGCACTTGTGATGGCAAGAAAATTTGGTAACGATGCAATTGTTAATTATTTGATAGAACATGGCGCCAAAAAAATTGATGTTGATGCTGAAATGATTAAGTTTTTGAAGAAAAAAGTTGCTTGGTTAAAAAATGCCACTGTTGATGATTTTATTGAGCAATGTAAAGATAACTGGGTTGCTGCATATATGTTGGGTAATATGGGGGACGTGAAAGCTGTCGAACCATTAATTGATTCTCTTGATTATGATATTGATGAAAGAGAACCTCAGTTCATACTTAAAAATATAGCTATTATATATTCTCTTGGAAAATTAAAAGATAGGAGAGCAGTTGACCCATTAATTAAAATCATTAATACATATTCATATGAAATCAGGTGGATGGCCGCATGGGCACTTGGCGAAATCGGGGATAAACAATGCGTGAAGGCCTTGAAAAAGGCACTTGAAAATGATGAATACAATTCGGTATGGTCTTCCGGCACCTCAATAACAGGAGATATTAGCTGTGGTGATAATCTAATTGAATTATTCTACGATGAAGATTTTCAAAAAAATTATTTTAAAGATAAAGGCGTCATCACAAAATTTCTTCAAGACTACATTCATGATTCGTATATATTTAATAAAAATATTTCACCCATTGAGGTCGCGTTAAAAAAAATGTCAAAATGA
- a CDS encoding AAA family ATPase gives MNLSEIKISSYRSIVNQRIIINNNCICFIGPNESGKSNLLNAIRFLDTSYSADIKDKSKINDELPKVHFIFNLTDDESKEVNKHITDHINTLTILPEDQLIKHFKIINYSVTKYMAKEKDTYKRFKSHSGTYEINISDNYYKIKDNTTIPAEIMIKHKDIDYPLSTIKIIHKDLIPEDQINNFEEADIDYVRKVIDSQLNPYLDKAIPNVIYWEYDKKYLLPSEITYDELIKNDDPYTNSAPLYNIFLLSNRLIINDEEELIEKINAWKLDSSLRRRDSHILTEDINKYIKGIWNDYDQLLNIDLEEAQITIHVTDPSSSISNYYDMESRSQGFKTFISFILTIAAEAESKIISNFILVLDEPETHLHPSGVRFMKEELIKLSSNNYVFYATHSIFMIDRSNLKRNIIVKKDREITRLLPVERNNIIQESVIYEALGTSVDEFSISNKNVVFEGTTDLYLFNSFIEHCVPKRENTFSDYELLDGGGTKNISTFFRSKIIPRDSEWILILDYDSPGRNLKSELEKHDSNLRNNLKFHYYSTITDQELEDILPQDIIISTISEVISSFGPIEIQQKFTIIGNRTISSLINEFKNINKIDKQHNFEELFKNVLHQKLTLIIEQISKESNFDKRRDLFKKLLPKYYEFITPLLLNYGITIDYN, from the coding sequence ATGAATTTATCTGAAATAAAAATCTCATCATACCGGAGTATAGTAAACCAACGTATTATTATAAATAATAACTGTATATGTTTTATTGGCCCCAACGAATCTGGTAAATCGAATTTATTAAATGCTATCAGATTCTTAGATACAAGTTATTCAGCAGATATAAAAGATAAATCAAAAATCAATGATGAACTGCCAAAAGTTCACTTTATTTTCAATTTAACAGATGATGAATCAAAAGAGGTCAACAAACATATTACTGATCACATTAATACTCTAACGATCTTACCTGAAGATCAATTGATTAAGCATTTTAAAATTATTAATTATTCTGTAACGAAATATATGGCTAAAGAAAAAGATACTTATAAGCGTTTCAAGAGCCATAGTGGAACATACGAAATAAATATATCAGATAATTATTATAAAATTAAAGACAATACAACGATTCCTGCTGAGATAATGATAAAACACAAAGATATTGATTATCCGCTTTCAACAATTAAAATTATACATAAAGACCTTATACCAGAAGATCAGATTAATAATTTCGAAGAAGCAGACATTGATTATGTAAGAAAAGTTATAGATAGTCAATTAAATCCTTATCTTGATAAAGCAATTCCTAATGTTATTTATTGGGAATATGATAAAAAATATCTACTGCCATCAGAAATAACTTATGATGAATTAATTAAAAATGATGATCCTTATACAAATTCAGCTCCACTTTATAATATTTTTTTACTATCAAATAGATTAATAATTAATGATGAAGAAGAATTGATTGAAAAAATCAATGCTTGGAAACTTGACTCAAGCTTACGTAGAAGAGATTCACATATATTAACTGAGGATATTAATAAATACATTAAAGGAATATGGAATGATTATGATCAACTATTAAATATTGATTTAGAAGAAGCGCAAATTACGATCCATGTTACTGATCCAAGTAGTTCTATTAGTAATTATTATGATATGGAATCTCGCTCGCAAGGATTTAAAACATTTATTTCATTTATTTTAACAATCGCTGCTGAAGCAGAGAGTAAAATAATCTCAAACTTTATCTTAGTTCTTGATGAGCCAGAAACACATTTACATCCAAGTGGTGTACGTTTTATGAAAGAAGAACTAATAAAGCTTTCAAGTAATAATTATGTTTTTTATGCTACCCATTCTATTTTTATGATTGATAGAAGCAATTTGAAAAGGAATATTATTGTAAAAAAAGATAGAGAAATAACAAGATTACTACCTGTTGAAAGGAATAATATTATTCAAGAATCCGTCATTTATGAAGCACTTGGGACAAGTGTTGATGAGTTTTCAATTAGCAATAAAAATGTTGTATTTGAAGGTACAACAGATTTATACCTTTTCAACTCGTTTATTGAACATTGTGTACCTAAAAGAGAAAATACATTTTCTGATTATGAGCTACTTGATGGTGGCGGGACTAAAAATATTTCAACATTTTTTAGAAGTAAAATAATTCCTCGTGATTCAGAATGGATTCTTATATTAGACTATGATAGCCCTGGAAGAAATTTAAAAAGTGAACTTGAAAAACATGATTCGAATCTTAGGAACAATTTAAAATTTCACTATTATTCAACTATTACTGATCAAGAGCTCGAAGATATATTGCCACAAGACATTATAATTTCAACAATTTCTGAAGTAATTAGTAGTTTTGGACCCATTGAAATACAACAAAAATTTACTATTATTGGAAATAGAACAATTTCGAGTTTAATTAATGAGTTTAAAAATATTAACAAGATCGATAAGCAACATAATTTTGAAGAACTATTTAAAAATGTTTTGCATCAAAAGTTAACTTTAATCATTGAGCAAATTTCAAAAGAATCTAATTTTGATAAACGTAGGGATTTATTTAAGAAGTTACTTCCAAAATATTATGAATTTATAACACCACTATTATTGAATTATGGCATAACGATTGATTATAATTAA